One Hyphomicrobiales bacterium genomic window carries:
- a CDS encoding enoyl-CoA hydratase has product MPDKTIENGTESQPAVLSRLVDGVLELTLNRPKQRNSLSLAMIGELQRTIDLAADDRQTRVIVLAAEGPVFCAGHDLKELTAHRSDPDGGREFFAQTMRLCARLMQTVVRSPKPVVAAVHATATAAGCQLVASCDLAVAARSASFCTPGVNIGLFCSTPMVALSRNVSRKRAMEMLLLGEMISAEDAVDWGLVNRVVDDGGARDAAFAMARRIASKSAATVKIGKEAFYRQVEMPLGNAYDFAADVMVRNMMEHDAAEGIEAFIGKRAPIWRD; this is encoded by the coding sequence ATGCCAGACAAGACGATCGAGAACGGAACGGAGAGCCAGCCGGCGGTCCTGTCACGGCTCGTGGACGGCGTTCTCGAGCTCACGCTCAACCGCCCGAAGCAGCGCAACTCGCTCTCGCTGGCGATGATCGGGGAATTGCAGCGCACGATCGATCTCGCCGCCGACGACAGGCAGACGCGGGTCATCGTGCTCGCGGCCGAGGGGCCGGTGTTCTGTGCCGGGCACGACCTCAAGGAGTTGACCGCGCATCGCTCCGACCCGGACGGTGGGCGGGAGTTCTTCGCGCAGACAATGCGGCTCTGCGCGCGGCTCATGCAGACGGTGGTGCGTTCACCCAAGCCCGTGGTCGCCGCGGTGCACGCGACGGCGACGGCCGCCGGCTGCCAGCTGGTTGCGAGCTGCGATCTCGCAGTGGCGGCCCGCTCCGCCAGCTTCTGCACGCCGGGCGTCAACATCGGGCTCTTCTGCTCGACGCCGATGGTTGCGCTTTCGCGCAATGTCTCGCGTAAGCGGGCGATGGAGATGCTGCTGCTCGGGGAGATGATTTCGGCGGAGGATGCGGTGGACTGGGGGCTGGTCAACCGAGTGGTCGATGACGGTGGTGCGCGCGATGCCGCGTTCGCGATGGCGCGGCGGATCGCCTCTAAGTCCGCAGCGACCGTGAAGATCGGCAAGGAGGCCTTCTACCGGCAGGTCGAGATGCCGCTCGGGAACGCCTACGATTTCGCCGCCGACGTGATGGTACGCAATATGATGGAGCACGATGCCGCCGAGGGGATCGAGGCATTCATCGGGAAACGCGCGCCGATCTGGCGTGACTGA